The proteins below are encoded in one region of Cytobacillus sp. IB215665:
- a CDS encoding RluA family pseudouridine synthase: MDVIELIVTNEQRNERLDKVISEHGNEWSRSQVQQWIKAGNITVNDKNVKPNYKCNIGDAVKITVPAAEELDVIPQDMGLDIYYEDADVIVVNKNSGIVVHPAPGHMEGTLVNGLLAHCTDLSGINGVLRPGIVHRIDKDTSGLIMVAKNDVAHESLVNQLVNKTVTRKYKAIVHGVIPHDKGTIDAPIGRDKRDRQSMTVTDEHSKDAVTHFKVLERFNDYTLIECQLETGRTHQIRVHMKYIGYPLVGDPKYGPKKTLQTNGQVLHAAILGFDHPRTNKYMEFEAPLPTEFVTVLNEIQK; encoded by the coding sequence ATGGATGTTATTGAGTTAATTGTAACAAATGAACAGCGTAACGAAAGGCTTGACAAAGTGATTTCAGAGCATGGAAATGAATGGTCTCGTTCTCAAGTACAGCAATGGATTAAAGCTGGAAATATTACGGTAAATGACAAGAATGTTAAGCCTAATTATAAATGTAATATAGGGGACGCTGTGAAAATAACTGTACCAGCAGCTGAAGAACTAGATGTGATTCCACAGGATATGGGTCTAGATATTTACTATGAGGATGCAGATGTAATCGTAGTTAATAAGAATAGTGGAATAGTTGTTCATCCTGCACCAGGACATATGGAAGGTACATTAGTAAATGGACTTTTAGCACATTGTACAGATTTATCTGGTATTAACGGCGTGCTAAGGCCAGGAATTGTTCATAGAATTGATAAAGATACATCAGGACTTATAATGGTAGCCAAAAATGATGTGGCTCATGAATCATTAGTCAATCAATTAGTAAATAAAACTGTCACACGTAAATACAAGGCGATCGTTCATGGTGTTATTCCGCATGATAAGGGAACGATTGATGCACCAATTGGACGAGATAAACGTGATCGTCAAAGTATGACAGTAACTGACGAACATTCAAAAGATGCAGTTACGCACTTTAAAGTACTAGAAAGATTTAATGATTACACTTTAATTGAATGCCAACTTGAAACAGGAAGAACCCACCAAATTCGTGTTCATATGAAATATATTGGTTATCCTCTGGTTGGAGACCCAAAATATGGTCCAAAGAAAACATTACAAACAAATGGACAAGTACTTCATGCAGCAATTCTAGGTTTTGATCATCCTAGAACGAATAAATATATGGAATTTGAAGCTCCATTGCCTACAGAATTTGTCACAGTATTAAATGAGATTCAAAAATAA
- the pyrR gene encoding bifunctional pyr operon transcriptional regulator/uracil phosphoribosyltransferase PyrR, whose protein sequence is MQKAVVLDNQAIRRALTRIAHEIIEKNKGIKDCVLVGIKTRGIYLVNRLAEKIEQIEGDKIAIGELDITLYRDDLTNTTSNKEPLVKGSHLPIDITNKKVILVDDVLFTGRTVRAAMDALIDVGRPAQIQLAVLVDRGHRELPIRADFVGKNIPTSNAEKIVVKLEEIDQVDQVGIYEI, encoded by the coding sequence ATGCAAAAAGCTGTAGTATTAGATAATCAAGCTATTCGCAGAGCACTAACTCGTATTGCACATGAGATTATTGAAAAGAACAAAGGTATTAAGGATTGTGTCCTCGTTGGAATTAAAACTCGGGGTATATATCTTGTTAATAGGTTGGCAGAAAAGATTGAGCAAATCGAAGGAGACAAAATCGCAATAGGTGAACTAGATATCACATTATATAGAGATGATCTAACAAACACGACATCGAATAAAGAACCGCTTGTGAAAGGTTCTCATTTACCGATAGATATTACAAATAAAAAGGTAATATTAGTAGATGATGTGTTGTTTACTGGACGGACAGTTCGTGCGGCAATGGACGCGTTAATAGACGTAGGTAGGCCAGCTCAAATACAATTGGCAGTTCTAGTTGATCGAGGCCATAGAGAGCTACCGATAAGAGCAGATTTTGTTGGTAAAAACATTCCAACTTCTAATGCCGAAAAAATAGTTGTTAAATTAGAAGAAATTGATCAAGTTGATCAAGTAGGTATTTACGAAATTTAA
- a CDS encoding solute carrier family 23 protein → MKQKDVTLNVQEVPPLSKWIIFSIQHLFAMFGATILVPFLVDLSPGVALVSSGLGTLAYLLITRGQIPAYLGSSFAFIAPIIAAKAAGGPQAAMLGSFLAGVVYGIVALLIKGFGLKWIMRILPPVVVGPVIIVIGLGLANVAVGMAMYENAGAPSNELIYNPTYLSVAVVTLALTIICSVFLKGFFGLIPILIGIVGGYTYAFFMGIVDLTPIREAKLFEVPDFYIPFVNYTPNLDWEIALIMVPVAIVTIAEHIGDQMVLSKVVGRNFIEKPGLHRSILGDGIATMIAATLGGPPNTTYGENIGVLAITKVFSVFVIGGAAVFAICFGFIGKITALIGSIPSPVMGGVSILLFGIIASSGLRMLIDNKVNFGNTRNLIISSVIIVIGVGGAFVQVTDQLQIAGMALAAICGVILHLILPGKESSYGTNEMFELSEDKQQISG, encoded by the coding sequence ATGAAGCAAAAGGATGTAACTCTTAATGTACAGGAAGTCCCACCCTTAAGTAAATGGATTATATTTAGCATCCAACATTTATTTGCAATGTTTGGAGCCACAATTCTTGTGCCCTTTTTAGTAGATTTAAGCCCTGGAGTAGCACTTGTTTCAAGTGGTCTTGGAACTTTAGCCTACTTATTAATAACTAGAGGTCAAATACCTGCATACTTAGGCTCCTCATTCGCATTTATTGCACCTATTATTGCAGCAAAAGCAGCTGGAGGTCCACAAGCTGCAATGTTGGGAAGTTTTTTAGCAGGTGTTGTCTATGGGATTGTAGCTCTACTTATTAAAGGATTTGGTTTGAAATGGATTATGCGCATCTTACCACCTGTAGTTGTAGGTCCTGTGATCATTGTAATTGGTTTAGGCCTAGCAAATGTTGCTGTTGGAATGGCAATGTATGAAAATGCTGGTGCACCATCAAACGAATTAATTTATAATCCAACGTATTTGTCAGTAGCTGTAGTGACACTTGCATTAACAATTATCTGTTCTGTGTTTTTGAAAGGGTTCTTTGGACTCATTCCAATTTTAATAGGTATTGTTGGTGGGTACACATATGCATTTTTTATGGGCATTGTTGATCTTACTCCGATTCGTGAAGCAAAGCTTTTCGAAGTGCCAGATTTCTATATTCCCTTTGTAAACTATACACCAAACTTGGACTGGGAAATTGCTCTTATCATGGTTCCAGTCGCCATAGTAACAATTGCAGAGCATATCGGTGATCAGATGGTCTTAAGTAAAGTTGTAGGACGTAATTTTATAGAAAAACCTGGGCTCCATCGCTCAATCTTAGGCGATGGAATTGCAACAATGATTGCAGCAACATTAGGGGGGCCACCTAATACTACTTACGGAGAAAATATAGGTGTATTAGCAATTACGAAAGTGTTCAGCGTCTTTGTTATCGGAGGTGCAGCCGTGTTTGCAATATGTTTTGGATTTATCGGTAAAATAACAGCATTGATTGGCTCGATCCCATCTCCTGTCATGGGCGGTGTATCGATATTATTATTTGGAATCATTGCATCATCAGGCTTACGTATGTTAATAGATAATAAAGTTAATTTCGGAAATACAAGAAACTTAATCATTTCTTCAGTTATTATAGTCATCGGTGTTGGTGGAGCTTTTGTTCAAGTTACAGATCAGCTGCAAATTGCTGGTATGGCATTAGCAGCAATTTGTGGTGTTATACTCCATCTTATACTACCTGGCAAAGAGTCTAGTTATGGTACTAATGAAATGTTTGAACTATCGGAAGACAAGCAACAAATAAGCGGCTAA
- a CDS encoding aspartate carbamoyltransferase catalytic subunit: MKHLLAMNELSTNDIEMILQDAHRFSSGEWTDIAQNKFIANLFYEPSTRTKFSFEVAEKKLGAHVLNFDASNTSVQKGESLYDTVRTLQAIGANAVVIRHQEDQYYDELREQISIPIINAGDGCGHHPTQSLLDLYTIKEEFGTFKGLKVAIVGDIRHSRVARSNSEVLTRLGANVMFSAPDEWRDETNQFGKYVDIDEAVQTCDVLMLLRIQHERHQEGNDNASQSYHESYGLTIEREKQMQAHSIILHPAPVNRGVEIASELVECDRSRIFKQMENGVYIRMAVIKRALQSVQGGLINEYCTN; the protein is encoded by the coding sequence ATGAAACATTTACTCGCGATGAATGAGCTATCAACCAATGATATTGAAATGATATTACAAGATGCGCATCGGTTTTCTAGTGGTGAATGGACTGATATTGCTCAGAATAAATTTATAGCTAATTTGTTTTATGAACCAAGTACACGAACGAAATTTAGCTTTGAAGTAGCAGAGAAAAAGCTTGGTGCACATGTGTTAAATTTCGATGCGTCAAACACAAGTGTCCAAAAAGGCGAAAGCTTATACGATACTGTGAGAACGTTACAAGCAATTGGAGCAAATGCGGTTGTAATTAGACATCAAGAAGACCAATATTATGATGAATTACGTGAACAAATAAGTATCCCTATCATTAATGCAGGTGATGGATGTGGACATCACCCAACACAATCTTTGCTTGATTTATACACGATTAAAGAGGAGTTTGGGACATTTAAAGGGTTGAAAGTTGCGATCGTTGGCGATATTCGTCATAGTCGTGTAGCACGTTCTAACTCTGAAGTATTAACAAGACTCGGAGCTAATGTGATGTTTTCTGCACCAGATGAATGGCGTGATGAAACGAATCAATTTGGTAAGTATGTTGACATAGATGAGGCGGTACAGACATGTGATGTATTAATGCTATTGCGTATTCAACATGAACGTCATCAAGAAGGAAATGATAATGCGTCACAAAGCTATCATGAATCTTATGGACTAACAATTGAGAGAGAAAAGCAAATGCAAGCACATAGTATTATTTTACATCCAGCCCCAGTGAACCGTGGTGTAGAAATAGCAAGTGAGTTAGTGGAATGTGATCGATCTAGAATCTTTAAGCAAATGGAAAATGGAGTATATATTCGTATGGCTGTTATTAAAAGAGCATTACAATCTGTACAAGGGGGATTAATAAATGAGTATTGTACTAACTAA
- a CDS encoding dihydroorotase: MSIVLTNGKWFNENASLESINLKIEDGKIVEIGEDIDTTNAQVIDVKGKVISPGFVDLHVHLREPGGEHKETIETGSLAAAKGGFTTIAAMPNTRPVPDTKEQMNWLQKRIEETAHVRVLPYAAITTRQLGEELTDFEQLKDAGAFAFTDDGVGVQSAHKMLEAMKRAADLNMSIVAHCEENTLINKGAVHEGDFSAKHHLNGIPSVCESVHIARDVLLAEAANCHYHVCHISTKESVRVVRDAKRAGVNVTAEVTPHHLLLTDDDIPGLDSNYKMNPPLRSKADKEALIEGLLDGTIDFIATDHAPHTVEEKSEGMELAPFGIVGLETAFPLLYTHFVEKGIITLEELINYLTKKPAEVFNLPFGSLQVGSHADLTIIDLELEQTIDPETFASKGKNTPFAEWTCKGWPVMTVVNGKIVWQKG, from the coding sequence ATGAGTATTGTACTAACTAATGGTAAGTGGTTCAACGAAAATGCGTCATTAGAATCAATTAATTTAAAAATTGAAGATGGAAAGATTGTGGAAATTGGCGAGGATATTGATACGACAAATGCACAGGTAATTGATGTTAAAGGTAAGGTCATTTCTCCAGGATTTGTTGACTTACATGTACATTTGCGTGAGCCTGGTGGTGAACATAAAGAAACTATTGAAACAGGTTCATTAGCAGCAGCCAAAGGTGGGTTTACGACGATTGCAGCAATGCCTAATACCCGTCCTGTTCCTGATACGAAAGAACAAATGAATTGGCTCCAAAAACGCATCGAAGAAACAGCACATGTCCGTGTCTTACCGTACGCTGCTATAACAACTCGTCAGCTTGGAGAGGAGCTAACGGATTTTGAACAGTTAAAAGATGCAGGCGCGTTTGCCTTCACAGATGATGGAGTAGGGGTGCAATCAGCACATAAAATGCTTGAGGCAATGAAAAGGGCAGCCGATTTAAATATGTCGATCGTTGCGCACTGTGAGGAAAATACGTTGATTAATAAAGGTGCTGTGCACGAAGGAGATTTTTCAGCAAAACATCACTTGAATGGCATTCCTTCAGTATGTGAATCAGTTCATATTGCGAGAGACGTACTTTTAGCAGAGGCAGCAAATTGTCATTATCACGTTTGCCATATTAGTACAAAGGAATCAGTAAGAGTAGTAAGAGATGCGAAACGCGCTGGGGTTAATGTTACAGCTGAAGTGACTCCACATCATCTACTGTTAACAGATGACGATATACCAGGGCTAGATTCAAATTATAAAATGAACCCACCACTTAGATCGAAGGCTGATAAAGAAGCATTAATTGAGGGATTGTTAGACGGGACAATAGATTTTATTGCTACGGATCATGCTCCTCACACTGTAGAAGAAAAATCAGAAGGAATGGAGCTTGCACCATTTGGCATTGTTGGTCTAGAAACAGCGTTTCCGCTTCTTTATACACATTTTGTTGAAAAAGGCATTATTACATTAGAAGAGCTAATAAATTATTTAACTAAAAAGCCAGCAGAAGTGTTTAATCTTCCTTTTGGAAGTTTACAAGTTGGATCCCATGCAGATTTAACAATTATAGATCTTGAATTGGAACAAACAATTGACCCTGAAACATTTGCTTCAAAAGGGAAAAATACGCCATTTGCTGAATGGACTTGTAAAGGTTGGCCTGTAATGACAGTAGTTAACGGAAAAATTGTATGGCAGAAGGGATGA